The Candidatus Binatia bacterium genome contains the following window.
CAGAGCTCATCGGGCGTATCGTCGAGAACCTCCTCGATTTCCTCGTGGGCTTCAAAGTAGTTGCCGGCATTGAACTCGCGCGCGGCTCGCAGAACCGCTGCTCGTACCGGATCTGATTCGGATGCGCTCACCCGGCGACCTTATCACCGGTGCCGAATTTGTCTCAACTCAGCACCCGCGCCGCGGGCCAGAAGGTTTCCGCGGGTCACCTGCTCCCGCGGATCCCGCACGCACACCTCCCTGCGGTGCGCGACGATATCAGGCGGTTTACGCGGTACAGGTCTGCAGGAAGTCCCGCAGGCGTGTGTAGAAGTCGATACGATTGGGCTGGTGGATGAACCCATGCCAATCCTCGTAGAGGACGATCTCGCTCTTTTTTTCAGCATCCTCCAACGCGTCCTGCATGCGGACGCTATGCTTGTGGGGAACGATGCCATCGTGGCGGCCATGAGCCAGAAGGACCGGATCTTCGATCTTCGCGACCAGATTGATCGGTGAATTTTGCCGCAGGCGTTCCGCTTCGCCCTCGACCCGCAGATCTCCCCAAGCGAGCTTGTTGGCGGCGCCATAGATGAGCCAGCGCTGGCGGTTTACCATGTCGTACATGTCGGTGACTGGTGCCAAAGGGGCACCGCACCGGTAAAGTTCAGGATGTTTTGCGAGACCCATCAGGGACGCGTATCCACCGTGGCTCGCGCCATAGATTGCGACTCTTTCGGGATCGGCGATTCCCTGCTCGATGATCCAGCGTGTGCCGTCGGTGATGTCGTCCTGAATCCGGTCGCCGACCTGACGATAGCCTGCCTTCATATGTTCTTCTCCGAGGCCCTCCGAGCCTCGGAAATTGATCTGCAACACGGCAAAGCCATTGTCCGCAAGAAATTGAGTTGTCCGATCGAAATGTTGCGAGTCGCGGGCCCAAGGGCCGCCATGAGGGTAGATGATGGTCGGGAGGTTCTTGGCCGGCCCATTTTTGGGCAGGGTCAGATAACCTTCGAGCGGGTAGCCATCGCGCGTCTTGAAATTGATCTTGCGGACCCTGGCGATAGAACCATCTCGGATCATCGGCAGCTTGCTGTAAAGCTCCCGAATATTTTTCGTGGGTCGGTCGTAGAGATAGATCCGCGGGGTCTGCTCGGGACCGTCGACGTAGTAAAGCTTACGTTTTTCGTCGAGGCTTCGGCTGGTCTCGAAGATATTACCTCCGCCCAATGCCTTGCGAATCGCATCGAATTCCCTTTGGGACTGCTTGTCCAGGAAATGAATATTGTAGGTGTCGCCCAGCCAATAGACTCCCTCCAGCACTTTTCGCTTTTTATCGAAGATCAAGCTGTGGACGTCATATTTGGGGTGCGAATAGACCAGTTTCCCCAACTTCTTGGCCGAAATATCGAACTCATATACCCCGGCGGTGCCGGACGGACTTCGCTTGCTGACGTAGACGATATTCTTGTCGAAGCTGAAGCCCAAGGGGGTGATTGTTCGGGCGTCCTTACCAGTTTTTGCCGAAGAGGCGCTGGTTGTCACCGTTGCGGTCCATCCCGATCATCCAATTCCTGCGGCCAACGCTGCCATCGATGTAGGTGTAGTTGTTGGGCCAACTGACAGTCGCAAGGATTCTGTCTTCATTCGCCCACTGCACTCCATGAAGGTATTGCTTGGTCGAATCGAGTCGTGCGATCGGTGCTCGCTTGTCAGTTTCCAGATCCCAGACCAGCACCAGATTCTGTCCCTCATGATGGACCACGCCGGCGATATAGCGGCCGCTGGGCGAAAGCGCCGGGCCGCGCAGATAGCCGTCCTGCGCATAGGCCTCTACCGGAAGCGATTTACCGGGAGCGGCGGCAGCCCGTGGTGCTGAGGCCACGATGGCGCCAAGAACCAATAACGAGATCCAGATCCGATTTTTCATCCGACAACTCCTGAAATTTTCTGCAAGGCAGGTTTGGGTTCCTTGTCCACGGAGGAGGCGTCGGTGCAAGCAGAAGCAAGGTCCGTGCTGCGGCCAAGCGTCTCACTGGTTCCATCTGGTTGCGAGAAGAATTTCTGCCGGCCCGGAATTCAAGGGCTTTTTTGGGGTCTCGTGGTGCCTATTTGCCCCAGATCGCTGCAGGTAGCTCTTTCTGGCCTCAGGTGGTTCCGGGTGGTGTCCGCTGGACTCAGGTGGTCGGGCGTGGACTTGGGTGGCATCGCGCGGTCGCGCGCGACACGGCGTGGCCTCGCGCGACTCCGCGGGATGAGTCGAGAGCGGCGATTGCCGTCGTGACGGATAGCGCTCCAGCGAGGCTCTCAGGAAGTTTTGGATCCCATTGGAGTATAACGGATCAGGACACGCGAACCGTCCGGCAGTCCCTCGCGGAATCCTTTTTCAAAGCGCGGCCAACTTTTGGGATATTTGGCTGCCAGACCGTCGCAGAATCGCTGGTAGAGGGCAGGGTCCTCCACAAAAGCGCCGGTGGCGCGCAGGGACGGTCCGTCGCGTTTGCCAATCCAGATCTTGGCGCCATCGCGTCCCCATCCCAAACGCTTCGCCCGCCACGAGTCGGGGCGGGTGCCGACGTAGATCGCGCCATCGATGACCTCAAACCAGATCTCGGCCGGTTTGCTCAGCGAACCATCCTTCCGGGTGCTCGATAGATAGATATAGGTCGCCTCGGCAAGCTCGCGGCTCTCGGCGGCGGTCAATGCGCGTGGGGTTGTCGCGGTGGTTTCCGTCGTTGTTCCCGTGGATGTGGCTGTCGTCGGCTTTGCGGTGGTCACGGCCTGCGGCGCCGAAGCAGCCACGGCAAGGTCGCCGGCTGCACCCACGGGCGAATTTGTCTCCTCCGAACTGCCGGCAAACGCGTGGGTGGCCAACCCCAGCAGCGCGGTGGTCAGGGCGATGACCAGCAGGCACGAATCCTTCCCGCGCGCGACCTCCGGTGGTGGTGAGAGGACGGGGATCGATTCATCCCAGGCTTCGCCCGAGGGGTCTTCGTTTGGGTCAAACATATCTCTTTTCCTGCGCTGGTTCGCGATCAGATGCAAGAGCCGGTGGCGAAGTCTATGAGCTTCGCGCCTGCGGTGCCGGTATGCGGGCGTTTTGCGGGGCGGGCGGGTTGACCCAACCGGGCAGTCGCGATTCCATGAGGAGCGATGAGGCGGCGTTGGTGGAGACCGGGACGACGGCCCCCGATGGTGGTTTTACGGTCGGTTCTCTCGGGGTTTTTGCTGGCGATTGCCCTTGGCGGGCTCGCGCTGGCGGTGTTTTTTTCCGAAAACTCGCCAGGATTCTTCCTGCTGGTGCTCGGCGCCTTGTTGGTCCTATGCCTGTACCGATCGCACCGGTATCGCCGCCGGTTTCTGCGCCTGCAGTTGAGGGATCTCGACCGGTTGAGCGGCGCGGACTTCGAGCGATGGATTCAGGTTCTGCTGGCCCAGGCAGGCTTTCATATTGAGGACCGGCCCGTCGCGGAAGACTTCGGCGTCGACGTTCTGGCGACCTACCGCGGCGTTCGGATCGGGATTCAAGCCAAGCGATACGAGCGCAATGTGGGCAATGCCGCCGTGCAGGAAGTGCACGCAGGAGCCGATTACCACAGCTGTGATCTTGCCGCGGTCGTCACCCAATCGGGTTATACGAAAGCGGCCCGAGCACAGGCGGAACGGTTACCGCGGCGTTGTGTCCTGATCGGTCGGGATGAATTGCCCGGCCTGATCGAGATCCTGCAGGATGAGGCTCGAGGCCACCGCGCCTGACCGCCTAGCTGCACGCCCAAAGCAGGGCCCCGACCAATGCTGTCGCGCTGAAGACAAGGTCGATCGCGAGACCGGCTGGATCGGTCCAACGCCTGCGCGCAATTTTGAAATGAGATGCCTTCAACATTATCGAGCCTCCTGGCTTCGGAATCGAACCGCGCTCTCCATGGTCCGCTCTGTGGAGCATGCAAGGGCTGTGCCTTTTGCTGTCTTTTTGGGGCCGCTTGGCGTGAAGGGGGATTCTTCGAGAGTTCAGCGTGGGTTTTTCCAAGAGAATGCGCATGCCGATCTATGAGAGCTCGGAGAGCCTGACCGTTGTTTGCGCAAGTTTCTGCGCAGCCTGAACGGATGTCCTTCGCGCCACTGGGTGCGGACGCTGCCGGGAATCCCGGCCGGGAGGAAGGCCCGACTGCAGGCGGTGGTCCGGCCTCGGGCGTCCCGGTGGTGGACCATGGGATTTATGGTCGGTTCAGTTCGGTTCGGCTGGCGCAGTTGCCAGCAGGCCCGCTAAGAGAAGGCCATGGATGTTTCTCTGCGTGAGGCCCCTTATCGAGATGCGACTTTGCCACGAGAGGCCCGGGTGGCCGATCTTCTCGGGCGGATGACCTTGGCCGAGAAAGTAGCCCAGATCGGTTGTACGTGGTCGGTTTTCCTTGTCGAGGACGAGGCGTTCTCGGAGGAGCGTGCACGCACCATGATGGCCGATGGTGCCGGGCAGGTCACGCGCATTGCGGCCGCCACCGGGCTGCGTCCG
Protein-coding sequences here:
- a CDS encoding prolyl oligopeptidase family serine peptidase: MTTSASSAKTGKDARTITPLGFSFDKNIVYVSKRSPSGTAGVYEFDISAKKLGKLVYSHPKYDVHSLIFDKKRKVLEGVYWLGDTYNIHFLDKQSQREFDAIRKALGGGNIFETSRSLDEKRKLYYVDGPEQTPRIYLYDRPTKNIRELYSKLPMIRDGSIARVRKINFKTRDGYPLEGYLTLPKNGPAKNLPTIIYPHGGPWARDSQHFDRTTQFLADNGFAVLQINFRGSEGLGEEHMKAGYRQVGDRIQDDITDGTRWIIEQGIADPERVAIYGASHGGYASLMGLAKHPELYRCGAPLAPVTDMYDMVNRQRWLIYGAANKLAWGDLRVEGEAERLRQNSPINLVAKIEDPVLLAHGRHDGIVPHKHSVRMQDALEDAEKKSEIVLYEDWHGFIHQPNRIDFYTRLRDFLQTCTA
- a CDS encoding restriction endonuclease, whose amino-acid sequence is MVVLRSVLSGFLLAIALGGLALAVFFSENSPGFFLLVLGALLVLCLYRSHRYRRRFLRLQLRDLDRLSGADFERWIQVLLAQAGFHIEDRPVAEDFGVDVLATYRGVRIGIQAKRYERNVGNAAVQEVHAGADYHSCDLAAVVTQSGYTKAARAQAERLPRRCVLIGRDELPGLIEILQDEARGHRA